The proteins below are encoded in one region of Pirellulales bacterium:
- a CDS encoding HEPN domain-containing protein, giving the protein MLSSRDFRRAAEQRFTTAQFLLENGFTLNAFYLAGYAVECILKGLVMHLTPVADQQATFQRLKSGAKMHYPEHLKEELKSLDLLIPAGIVKRFRRFDWTTDLRYESGRRPASEVRGFLKGAAAAVKWATGEMK; this is encoded by the coding sequence ATGCTGTCATCTCGCGACTTTCGGCGCGCCGCGGAGCAACGATTTACGACCGCCCAATTCCTTCTCGAAAATGGCTTTACGTTGAACGCCTTTTATCTCGCTGGATACGCCGTGGAGTGTATCCTTAAAGGGTTGGTAATGCACCTGACGCCGGTCGCAGACCAGCAAGCAACGTTTCAGCGACTAAAAAGCGGGGCAAAAATGCATTACCCAGAACACTTGAAAGAGGAGTTGAAAAGCCTCGACCTTCTGATTCCCGCGGGCATCGTGAAGCGATTCAGGCGATTTGATTGGACTACCGACCTCCGATATGAATCGGGACGCCGGCCGGCAAGCGAAGTGCGCGGCTTTTTGAAGGGGGCGGCGGCAGCGGTCAAGTGGGCTACGGGAGAGATGAAATGA